In Sphingomonas sp. SORGH_AS_0950, the following are encoded in one genomic region:
- a CDS encoding heme exporter protein CcmB, with translation MTIIGTLIARDVRRGYAGGGAGLVSGFFLLAVILFPFAIGPDRAMLARIGAGAIWVAALLAALLPVERLVAPDCESGWFDQVAVRGLSLPLVMGVRIMGHWLAFAPPLMLAALLAAGLFGLDGAALVRVEAGLLLGTPGLAALAVATGALTAGLRGAGGVAGLLLLPLALPLLIFGAGGGDMGAMKLLAACSLLLVAGAPWLAAAAVRSVRD, from the coding sequence ATGACGATCATCGGCACGCTGATCGCGCGCGATGTGCGGCGCGGCTATGCCGGGGGCGGGGCGGGGCTGGTCAGCGGCTTCTTCCTGTTGGCGGTCATCCTCTTTCCCTTCGCCATCGGGCCCGACCGGGCGATGCTGGCGCGGATCGGTGCGGGCGCGATCTGGGTGGCGGCGCTGCTCGCGGCGCTGTTGCCGGTCGAGCGGCTGGTCGCGCCCGATTGCGAATCGGGCTGGTTCGACCAAGTCGCGGTGCGCGGCCTGTCGCTGCCGCTCGTCATGGGGGTGCGGATCATGGGGCACTGGCTGGCCTTTGCGCCGCCGCTGATGCTCGCGGCGCTGCTCGCGGCCGGGCTGTTCGGGCTGGACGGCGCGGCGCTGGTCCGGGTCGAGGCGGGGCTGCTGCTCGGCACGCCGGGGCTGGCCGCGCTGGCGGTGGCGACGGGCGCGCTGACCGCCGGGCTGCGCGGCGCGGGCGGCGTGGCGGGGCTGCTGCTGTTGCCGCTCGCCCTGCCGCTGCTGATCTTCGGCGCGGGCGGCGGCGATATGGGGGCGATGAAGCTCCTGGCGGCCTGTTCGCTGCTGCTGGTGGCGGGAGCGCCCTGGCTGGCGGCGGCGGCGGTCCGGTCGGTGCGGGACTGA
- a CDS encoding cytochrome c oxidase assembly protein encodes MRLTRQARTVAFALFGVVFMTGLAFASVPLYRMFCQVTGYQGTTQRGAAAPGSVHRQIRVDFDANVSSRLAWTFKPENPHETVDIGARDMVFFTATNNAKVPVTGTATFNVTPDQAGRYFTKIQCFCFTQQTLQPGETARMPVIFFIDPKILNDPDARDIETITLSYTFYPVDSGKKAG; translated from the coding sequence TGACGCGCCAGGCCCGGACGGTCGCGTTCGCGCTGTTCGGCGTGGTGTTCATGACCGGCCTCGCCTTTGCCAGCGTCCCGCTCTACCGCATGTTCTGCCAGGTGACGGGCTATCAGGGCACGACCCAGCGCGGGGCCGCCGCGCCGGGCAGCGTCCACCGCCAGATCCGCGTCGATTTCGACGCCAATGTCTCCTCGCGGCTGGCCTGGACCTTCAAGCCCGAAAACCCGCACGAGACGGTCGATATCGGCGCGCGCGACATGGTGTTCTTCACCGCGACCAACAATGCGAAGGTGCCCGTCACCGGCACCGCGACCTTCAACGTGACGCCCGACCAGGCGGGCCGCTATTTCACCAAGATCCAGTGCTTCTGCTTCACCCAGCAGACGCTGCAACCCGGTGAGACGGCGCGGATGCCGGTGATCTTCTTCATCGACCCCAAGATCCTGAACGACCCGGACGCGCGCGACATAGAGACCATCACCCTGTCCTACACATTTTACCCGGTGGATTCGGGGAAGAAAGCGGGTTAG
- a CDS encoding cytochrome c oxidase subunit 3 — protein sequence MAGAKNHDYHILPPSPWPLASSMSALLMASGAIMWMHSAPGGGWAFLAGLAAVLFCMGSWWADVVREAHHGDHTPVVQLHFRYGMILFIASEVMFFVGWFWAFFDFALFPTAMSFVDGQVERATEGAAAIAATWPPKGLEVIDAFKLPLLNTLILLTSGTTVTWAHHALIHNQRGGEKRGLWGVLGVGDRDGVLKGLWLTVVLGLIFSSIQAYEYVHAPFPFKGINYGAAFFMATGFHGFHVIVGTIFLIVCLIRAYRGDFTPRQHFGFEAAAWYWHFVDVVWLFLFVTIYVWGGWGAPVHSG from the coding sequence ATGGCTGGCGCGAAGAACCACGACTATCATATCCTGCCGCCGAGCCCCTGGCCGCTGGCCAGTTCGATGTCGGCGCTGCTCATGGCCTCGGGCGCGATCATGTGGATGCACAGCGCGCCCGGCGGCGGCTGGGCGTTCCTGGCAGGGCTGGCGGCGGTGCTGTTCTGCATGGGCAGCTGGTGGGCCGATGTCGTGCGCGAGGCGCATCATGGCGACCACACCCCGGTCGTCCAGCTGCATTTCCGATACGGCATGATCCTGTTCATCGCGTCGGAGGTGATGTTCTTCGTCGGCTGGTTCTGGGCCTTTTTCGACTTCGCGCTGTTCCCGACCGCGATGAGCTTCGTCGACGGACAGGTGGAGCGCGCGACCGAGGGCGCCGCCGCCATCGCCGCAACCTGGCCGCCCAAGGGGCTGGAGGTGATCGACGCCTTCAAGCTGCCCTTGCTCAACACGCTGATCCTGCTGACCAGCGGCACCACCGTGACCTGGGCGCACCATGCGCTGATCCACAACCAGCGCGGCGGCGAGAAGCGCGGCCTGTGGGGCGTGCTGGGCGTCGGCGACCGCGACGGGGTGCTGAAGGGGCTGTGGCTGACGGTCGTGCTGGGCCTGATCTTCAGTTCGATCCAGGCCTATGAATATGTCCACGCGCCCTTCCCCTTCAAGGGGATCAACTATGGCGCGGCCTTCTTCATGGCGACCGGGTTCCACGGGTTCCACGTCATCGTCGGCACTATCTTCCTGATCGTCTGCCTGATCCGCGCCTATCGCGGCGACTTCACCCCGCGCCAGCATTTCGGGTTCGAGGCGGCGGCCTGGTACTGGCATTTCGTCGACGTGGTGTGGCTGTTCCTGTTCGTCACCATCTATGTCTGGGGTGGCTGGGGCGCGCCGGTCCATAGTGGCTGA
- the thrC gene encoding threonine synthase, whose amino-acid sequence MRYHSTRGSAPVLDFRGATLAGLASDGGLYVPEAWPTLTPEEIEGLAGLSYAQTAAKIMAPFVGDSLTPQELQDLCDAAYGRFSHAAVTPLVQLDHDQWLLELFHGPTLAFKDVALQMLGLLFERFLRGTDTRLTIVGATSGDTGSAAIDAVAGRANIDIFMLHPAGRVTEIQRRQMTTVLAPNVHNIAIEGNFDDAQALVKAMFNDRAFADRHTLSAVNSINWARLMAQVVYYFYAAVRLGAPGKRIAFSVPTGNFGDVFAGYVAARMGLPVERLIVATNVNDILHRALSSGDYSKGQVQATATPSMDIQVSSNFERLLFDANGRDGAALAAQMKGFESSGAMRLTNAQSQNIAPLFTSARVDADDMSRAMRWAAESTGQILDPHTAIALSAARASDVAVPVVTLATAHPAKFTDAVERATGVRPPLPPRVGDLFEREERFTTLPATFDAVTAFIDGHGLR is encoded by the coding sequence ATGCGCTATCACAGTACCCGCGGCTCCGCCCCCGTCCTCGATTTCCGGGGTGCGACCCTGGCCGGTCTCGCCAGCGATGGCGGGCTCTATGTTCCCGAAGCCTGGCCGACCCTGACCCCCGAAGAGATCGAGGGGCTGGCGGGGCTGTCCTATGCGCAGACCGCCGCGAAGATCATGGCGCCCTTCGTCGGCGACAGCCTGACGCCGCAGGAACTCCAGGACCTGTGCGACGCCGCCTATGGCCGTTTCTCGCACGCCGCCGTCACGCCTTTGGTCCAGCTCGACCATGACCAATGGCTGCTGGAGCTGTTCCACGGCCCCACGCTGGCGTTCAAGGATGTGGCGCTCCAGATGCTGGGGCTGTTGTTCGAGCGGTTCCTGCGCGGCACCGACACCCGGCTGACCATCGTCGGCGCGACCAGCGGCGATACCGGATCGGCGGCGATCGACGCGGTGGCGGGGCGCGCCAATATCGACATCTTCATGCTGCACCCGGCGGGCCGCGTGACCGAGATCCAGCGGCGGCAGATGACCACGGTCCTCGCCCCCAATGTCCACAATATCGCGATCGAGGGGAATTTCGACGACGCGCAGGCGCTGGTGAAGGCGATGTTCAACGACCGCGCCTTTGCCGATCGCCATACCCTGTCGGCGGTCAACTCGATCAACTGGGCGCGGTTGATGGCGCAGGTCGTCTATTATTTCTACGCCGCCGTCCGGCTGGGCGCGCCGGGCAAGCGCATCGCCTTTTCGGTGCCGACCGGCAATTTCGGCGACGTGTTCGCCGGCTATGTCGCGGCGCGCATGGGCCTGCCGGTCGAGCGGCTGATCGTCGCGACCAACGTCAACGACATCCTCCACCGCGCGCTGTCCTCGGGCGACTATTCCAAGGGTCAGGTGCAGGCGACCGCCACGCCGTCGATGGACATCCAGGTCAGCTCCAATTTCGAGCGGCTGTTGTTCGATGCGAACGGCCGCGACGGCGCGGCGCTGGCGGCGCAGATGAAGGGCTTCGAGTCGTCGGGCGCGATGCGGCTGACCAATGCGCAGAGCCAGAATATCGCCCCGCTCTTCACCAGCGCGCGGGTCGATGCCGACGATATGAGCCGCGCGATGCGCTGGGCCGCCGAGTCGACCGGGCAGATCCTCGATCCGCACACCGCCATCGCGCTGTCCGCCGCACGGGCGAGCGACGTTGCGGTGCCCGTCGTGACGCTGGCCACCGCGCATCCGGCCAAGTTCACCGACGCGGTCGAGCGCGCGACCGGGGTGCGGCCCCCGCTGCCCCCCCGCGTCGGCGACCTGTTCGAGCGCGAGGAACGCTTCACCACCCTGCCTGCCACCTTCGACGCGGTGACGGCCTTTATCGACGGGCATGGTTTGCGCTAA
- a CDS encoding class I SAM-dependent methyltransferase, with product MKLETMIGEPWADYGLVDSGHGRKLERYGRFRFIRPEPQAMWAPATSDWRAAAEFVPGSDEDGGGRWNFNEPVPREGWPLKWNEVRFTAQNTPFRHLGFFPDMAPVWSWMREQVDGLAEPECMNLFGYTGVGTLAMASAGAKMVHVDASKKSVEAARSNAMLSGLGDAPVRWIIDDAAKFVAREVRRGRRYDGILLDPPKYGRGPEGEVWRLEEDLPGLIANCRQLLDGDSRFLFLTVYAVRMSAMAIGEMMRQVMADLPGKVECGELGVREEARGLTLPTAIWARWSR from the coding sequence ATGAAACTCGAAACGATGATCGGCGAGCCCTGGGCGGATTACGGGCTGGTCGACTCCGGCCATGGTCGCAAGCTGGAACGCTATGGCCGGTTCCGCTTCATCCGCCCCGAACCCCAGGCGATGTGGGCCCCGGCGACCAGCGACTGGCGCGCGGCGGCCGAGTTCGTGCCCGGCTCCGACGAGGATGGCGGCGGCCGCTGGAATTTCAACGAGCCGGTCCCGCGCGAGGGCTGGCCGCTAAAGTGGAACGAGGTACGCTTCACCGCGCAGAATACACCGTTCCGCCATCTGGGCTTCTTCCCCGACATGGCCCCGGTCTGGAGCTGGATGCGCGAGCAGGTCGACGGGCTGGCCGAGCCCGAATGCATGAACCTGTTCGGCTATACCGGCGTCGGCACGCTGGCGATGGCCAGCGCGGGCGCGAAGATGGTGCATGTCGACGCGTCGAAGAAATCGGTCGAGGCGGCGCGGAGCAATGCGATGCTGTCGGGCCTGGGCGATGCGCCGGTCCGCTGGATCATCGACGACGCCGCCAAGTTCGTCGCGCGCGAGGTGCGGCGCGGACGGCGCTATGACGGCATATTGCTCGACCCGCCCAAATACGGACGCGGGCCGGAGGGCGAGGTCTGGCGGCTGGAGGAAGACCTGCCCGGCCTGATCGCCAATTGCCGCCAGCTGCTGGACGGTGATTCGCGCTTCCTGTTCCTGACGGTGTATGCGGTGCGCATGTCGGCAATGGCGATCGGCGAGATGATGCGCCAGGTGATGGCCGACCTGCCCGGCAAGGTCGAATGCGGCGAACTCGGCGTGCGCGAGGAAGCCCGCGGGCTGACCCTGCCCACCGCCATCTGGGCGCGGTGGAGCCGGTAA
- a CDS encoding metallopeptidase family protein — protein MSGQDGIGAAPGADVIEAIARDAIARLPAAFAAHLGDVVLIVEEFADDETLAALGLDHPLDLTGLYHGRPVGEKSSMDSGALPDRIHLYRRAILDEWVETGVRLDDLVVHVTIHEIGHHFGLSDEDMHALEEAMDGPAA, from the coding sequence ATGAGCGGGCAAGACGGGATCGGCGCGGCACCGGGGGCCGATGTGATCGAGGCGATCGCGCGCGACGCCATCGCGCGCCTTCCCGCGGCGTTCGCGGCGCATCTGGGCGATGTGGTGCTGATCGTCGAGGAATTCGCCGATGACGAGACGCTGGCCGCGCTGGGGCTCGACCATCCGCTCGACCTGACCGGCCTGTATCACGGGCGGCCGGTGGGCGAGAAGAGCAGCATGGATTCGGGCGCGCTGCCCGACCGCATCCATCTCTATCGCCGCGCGATCCTGGACGAATGGGTCGAGACGGGGGTGCGGCTGGACGATCTGGTCGTGCATGTGACGATCCATGAGATCGGCCATCATTTCGGCCTGTCGGACGAGGATATGCACGCGCTCGAAGAGGCGATGGACGGTCCGGCCGCGTGA
- a CDS encoding SURF1 family protein codes for MKRVPVLPTLVVGLAVAAMVALGLWQLLDRLPQKRAYLAQLAANPARPPIAFPLFPDDSLLFRRTVAECRPPVTVRRAGAGAAGFRLIATCSVQHGAMQVQLGTTHDPRKAIAWPGGRVTGYVAHAPDGGSLIQSAFDHRPQAMLLVADSPAAGLEPNPSPDIDAVPNNHLAYAVQWFLFAAIAAIIYALAVVRRNRMVVVTDTHG; via the coding sequence ATGAAGCGGGTGCCGGTCCTGCCCACGCTGGTCGTCGGGCTGGCGGTCGCGGCGATGGTCGCGCTGGGGCTGTGGCAGTTGCTCGACCGGTTGCCGCAGAAGCGGGCCTATCTGGCGCAGCTGGCCGCCAACCCCGCCAGGCCGCCCATCGCCTTTCCGCTGTTCCCCGACGACAGCCTGCTCTTCCGCCGCACCGTCGCCGAGTGTCGACCGCCCGTCACGGTGCGCCGCGCCGGGGCCGGGGCGGCGGGGTTCCGGCTGATCGCGACCTGTTCGGTGCAGCACGGCGCGATGCAGGTACAGCTGGGCACCACCCATGATCCGCGCAAGGCGATCGCCTGGCCCGGCGGCCGGGTGACGGGCTATGTCGCCCACGCCCCCGACGGTGGCTCGCTGATCCAGTCGGCCTTCGACCACCGGCCGCAAGCCATGCTGCTGGTCGCGGACAGCCCGGCCGCCGGACTGGAGCCCAACCCCAGCCCCGATATCGACGCGGTGCCCAACAATCACCTGGCCTATGCCGTGCAATGGTTCCTGTTCGCCGCCATCGCCGCAATTATCTATGCTTTGGCGGTCGTTCGGCGCAATCGAATGGTTGTGGTGACCGACACACACGGTTAA
- a CDS encoding 4a-hydroxytetrahydrobiopterin dehydratase, with product MPRRSRLARSCASSYRCAGQKNKRSKGTAMVERLSELDRDEALDGLPDWDWDEGRDAISRRFVFADFNEAFGFMTRVALLAEKADHHPEWSNVWNRVDIVLTTHDAGGLSARDIDMAEAIDALVE from the coding sequence GTGCCGCGCCGATCCCGTCTTGCCCGCTCATGCGCGTCGTCATACCGCTGTGCCGGTCAAAAGAACAAGAGAAGCAAGGGGACGGCAATGGTGGAGCGGCTGAGCGAGCTGGACCGGGACGAGGCGCTGGACGGCCTGCCCGACTGGGACTGGGACGAGGGACGCGACGCGATCAGCCGCCGTTTCGTCTTCGCCGATTTCAACGAGGCGTTTGGCTTCATGACCCGCGTGGCGCTGCTGGCGGAGAAGGCGGACCATCATCCCGAATGGTCGAATGTGTGGAACCGGGTCGACATCGTGCTGACCACCCATGACGCGGGCGGCCTGTCGGCGCGCGACATC
- a CDS encoding DUF983 domain-containing protein, protein MSGVAGARRSIVAEFTPPTIAQAAFGGLCPRCGQPHLFAGPLFSKQVTTFAETCAACGLDFTRFNVGDGPAAFLTLILGTVITIAAIAVELTLHPPLWLHMLIWLPLTAIGVVYTLRVAKGALMAAEYRNEAREGAVARPDADDDA, encoded by the coding sequence ATGTCTGGGGTGGCTGGGGCGCGCCGGTCCATAGTGGCTGAGTTTACGCCGCCCACCATCGCGCAGGCCGCATTCGGGGGGCTGTGTCCGCGTTGCGGCCAGCCCCATTTGTTTGCCGGGCCGCTCTTCTCGAAACAGGTGACGACCTTCGCCGAAACCTGCGCGGCGTGCGGGCTGGATTTCACCCGCTTCAATGTCGGCGATGGGCCCGCCGCCTTCCTGACGCTGATCCTGGGCACGGTCATCACCATCGCGGCGATCGCGGTCGAGCTGACGCTGCATCCGCCGCTCTGGCTGCACATGCTGATCTGGCTGCCGCTGACCGCCATCGGCGTCGTCTATACCCTGCGCGTCGCCAAGGGGGCGCTGATGGCCGCCGAATATCGCAACGAAGCGCGCGAGGGCGCGGTCGCCAGACCCGACGCGGACGACGACGCATGA
- a CDS encoding methyltransferase, whose product MADAQVIARAFDAAAAYDAHAVVQRQVADWLAERIVAVAPPGPRVLEVGCGTGFLTGAVRPRLEGADWLMTDIAPAMLARGLAGQPGARGRVMDGEHPDLPDEAPFDLIVSSLAVQWFADLASGLQRLAGLLRPGGRMLVTTLVEGTFAAWHEAHRAEGFAAGSPVYPPVGSLGWPVETRRFEQRHGSAAAFMRALRAIGAGTPREGHRPIPPGAMRRIAKRFEAGGAVATYEVALIEIVAPQPSLRSC is encoded by the coding sequence ATGGCAGACGCCCAGGTGATCGCGCGGGCCTTCGACGCGGCGGCGGCCTATGACGCGCATGCGGTGGTGCAGCGGCAGGTCGCCGACTGGCTGGCCGAGCGGATCGTCGCGGTCGCGCCGCCCGGCCCGCGCGTGCTGGAGGTGGGATGCGGCACCGGCTTCCTGACTGGCGCGGTGCGGCCCCGGCTGGAGGGGGCCGACTGGCTGATGACCGACATCGCCCCCGCCATGCTGGCGCGCGGACTGGCGGGGCAGCCGGGCGCGCGGGGGCGGGTGATGGACGGCGAGCATCCCGACCTGCCCGACGAAGCGCCGTTCGACCTGATCGTCAGCAGTCTGGCGGTTCAGTGGTTCGCCGATCTGGCCAGTGGGTTGCAGCGGCTGGCGGGCCTGCTGCGCCCCGGTGGGCGGATGCTGGTGACGACGCTGGTCGAGGGGACGTTCGCGGCCTGGCACGAGGCGCACCGGGCGGAGGGATTCGCGGCGGGGAGTCCGGTCTATCCGCCGGTCGGGTCGCTGGGTTGGCCGGTCGAGACCCGGCGGTTCGAGCAGCGGCACGGCTCTGCGGCCGCGTTCATGCGCGCGCTCCGGGCGATCGGTGCGGGAACGCCGCGCGAAGGGCACCGACCGATCCCGCCGGGCGCGATGCGGCGGATCGCGAAGCGGTTCGAGGCTGGGGGTGCGGTGGCGACCTATGAGGTGGCGCTGATCGAAATTGTCGCCCCGCAACCCTCGCTACGTTCGTGCTGA
- the ccmA gene encoding heme ABC exporter ATP-binding protein CcmA, with amino-acid sequence MILQLSQVACARGGRLLFAGLSLALGPGGAALVTGPNGIGKSSLLRLAAGLIAPFEGHVVRSGRAALMAEDLALDLDRRLVDALSFWAKLDGGDQTSARVATALAEVGLATLAEVPVRLLSTGQRRRAALARVLAADAPLWLLDEPGNGLDAAGIAMLEQAIARHRAGGGAVLLATHQTLALPDAEPVLLAERVPA; translated from the coding sequence GTGATATTGCAGCTGTCCCAAGTCGCCTGCGCGCGCGGCGGGCGGCTGTTGTTCGCCGGGCTTTCGCTGGCGCTGGGCCCCGGCGGCGCAGCGCTCGTCACCGGCCCAAACGGCATCGGCAAGTCCAGCCTGCTACGTCTCGCCGCCGGGCTGATCGCCCCGTTCGAGGGGCATGTCGTGCGAAGCGGGCGGGCGGCGCTGATGGCCGAGGATCTGGCGCTCGACCTGGACAGGCGCCTCGTCGATGCGCTGTCCTTCTGGGCGAAGCTGGATGGCGGCGACCAGACATCCGCGCGGGTGGCCACGGCGCTGGCCGAGGTCGGGCTGGCGACACTGGCCGAGGTGCCGGTGCGGCTGCTGTCCACCGGGCAGCGGCGGCGCGCGGCGCTGGCGCGGGTGCTGGCGGCCGATGCGCCGCTCTGGCTGCTGGACGAGCCGGGCAATGGGCTGGATGCCGCCGGGATCGCGATGCTCGAACAGGCCATTGCCCGCCACCGCGCCGGGGGCGGGGCGGTGCTGCTCGCCACGCATCAGACGCTCGCCTTGCCCGATGCCGAGCCGGTCCTGCTGGCCGAGAGGGTTCCGGCATGA